The following nucleotide sequence is from Trifolium pratense cultivar HEN17-A07 linkage group LG2, ARS_RC_1.1, whole genome shotgun sequence.
TGAAACCAAGGAAAAGTCCAATAGGGAGTCCAACAATGTAAAAACATGCCAAGTTTATGTAACCAACCATAACTTGCCATCCACATCCAACTACCAAACCTATATGAATGTCCTCACAATTAGAAgttataattaaaattgaaataatggTTCAATAATGTAGCACTCATGATGAGAATGAGATTAAAGTGTAAATCACCTGATATAGTTTGTGAAACACTATTGAGAACCATGGTTATACCAAGAAGATATGCTAATTCACTTGCAGCATGAATCATATCCTCACTCTTGGTAAAGATCATAGGAAAATCTTGTTTACTCAAGAAAATAACAGTCATGAAAATAATTCCAAGGAGAAGAGTCTGAGATATTGTCACCAAGAAAGAGTATTTGGCTGCTCTTGGATGTGACATGCCAAGTGTATTAGAGATTCGAACACTTGCAATGCATCAGATATCAATTAATAATCAGCAttgaaaacatatatatatggtaaaatatattattttctaatatttttttttttttgaataaaagtaATATGTACATATgctggtttttttattttttacttttaaatttggGAATGATGAattattaagaaataaaataacaataataattattttacaactgtttttgaagaaatttaaagtgtctattaaaattataagacCAAATTCTAATAAGCTGACACttcataaacaaattaaaatgtatATATTGAGATAATATTTCACCAAATTTCAAGTTCCCTCATAGAGTAATGGATTTAGTTAATAGTCACTCACCATAGTGCTGTACTTGTTCCAAGAAGAAGCATGATGTTCCAACCCTGAATATTAAGGCTAAACatgcatataaattataaagttaaaatatatgAAGAAAACCAAAAACTTCCAGAACAGTTTAAAAGTAGCATTGCTAAATAAAAGTGTAAGTATGTATGAAAAGGTCGATAATTCTGTCAACTTTTACTACTCATATTAGTCCTTGGCTTTCTAGGGCGTTCTTAAATAGATTTATgactttatgaatattttaaaaagggcGGAGCAGTTTTCAAACAAACCCATATTTTAGGACTGGCCCTCACTCTTTGTACATCTGTTTTGTATGGGGTTTGTTTCTATGGTTAGCTAACGAAATTCCGGTCGTTTTGAAGCCAATTTCATGAATTTTGGAGCAGTATTTAGTTCAGGAGACGCATCTGAAGTTTAGGGTCTGATGTAGAATTTTGGGCCACAGGTTTGAAGCATTGTGGCTGCAAATTCCGTTATTCGGCAAGCTTCGAAGATGTTGTTAACACGTTTCAAACGTCATGTTCAGGTGGGTTCCTTTAAGTAAACTTTCACTTGATAGACTAGTTTCCCCAAATTACCATCTTTGCATGACAACATAGGTTTAAATTAGGATTTTAGGAATTAATCGTTAATTGGATTAATTGACTATTTGATTTAACTCCGTACATGTCTGAAATGTTAGAAGTTCATGGAATCTAATGCAAATACATTATTTACAACCTGTTTTGGGAAGTTTCTGTTTTACAAATTATGCAGGAAATTCGTGTATGAATCAGTTCATAAGAGTATGAATCGGTGCATAGGCCTCCCTGGCTCGAACAAATGCGCGTCTGGAACCTTATGAGTAGGTACATACATTCTGCGAATTTGTGCATAAAGCTCCAGGATGCAGTTTTTATAAAACTGGGACCCTATGAATCGATACATGCCCTACACGAACTAATTCATGCACGAGGAACATAGTTATGCATTGATACATGAGTAGTATGCACCAGTACCTATTTCTGCTAAAATCTTGATTTAAAGACACCGGTGCATGCCTTCTTGAACTGATGCATACTgatacaaattatatattttcaaagtAATTAGATTCCATGGTTTCATAACTTTCGTACATGTATTAAAATTTGTAGACATAGGAATTGAATCATGATATTCAGGATAGTTAGAATTGCCCCGGGTAGGTCTTCTTTTCTTTGGGTAGGAAAACAATCAGGTTCAGGATTAGATACCAGGATTATGAATTATTTATCAGTATTTATCTAGATGCTTGGTCATTAGTACCAATGTCAGGTTGCTTGGTCACTGAGGCTTAGTAGTCTCATCCCAcgcctttcaattttttttaggtagACAAGTTAACCGGAGCAAGGACCAGGCAGGAACTGATGATCGAGGCCGAGCTTGGATTATCGGATTAGAAGACTTTcgtcttcttctttgtttttatgttaatcTGTTAAGTTAGAATTTAATTCTCTTCCGCTGTATTTGTACCGAATTATCACGTTATTCTTGTGATATCTTgtaattcaatcaatttattctgtaattttaatgtactcaaattcaattattaatatCTCGACTAAATATTCTAGACAATTTAGTTGGGGTGTTACAAATATAGAGACTAATTACTTGATAGTAAGTGGTTAAATATAGAGACCAAGTTGTCAGTTTAACAAAGTCAGATacctttttaaattatatatttaaaaagttatttgaGAGTGCCCTACATAGTCATGGACTAATTTGGTGCTGCactcaaataattttaaaaaggtaTCTAGCGGCAAAGCTCACACATAAAGTGGTGAGAAGTAAAGAATTGCATATTCAAATCTGCGCCCCAACATATTAAATGTTCATGCAACCTTTTACCATTTGAGCTAAAAAGAAAAGAGTACACCACTAAATTTGTCCCAGGCTTTCTAGGGCACTCTCAAATAGATCCCTGaatttatgaatattttaaaaagtttatgATTCTGCCAACTTTTACGTATATTAGTCCATCTCAGAGTCTGATAGAGACTAAATTAGCAGTTGACAATTTAACAAAATCagatactttttaaaaatatttataaagttatttgagaATGCCCTACATAGTCATGGACTAATTTGGTGCTGCActcaaaatgaaaatttggtatATTTGTAGGTATCCAtaccaaattttttataaaccaaaaactTATTCATCATGATCTTACCAAATTGAATAGGAACCAAGAGCAATGACAGGATTATCAAGGTGACCAGCTAGAAGCATAATGCAAACAGAATACCATTGTTCCAAACAGATCATTACAGATGAACCAAGACTTAGTTTAGTAAATTCCCATAATTCCTTAAATGCCTTCATAGATAACCCATTCCATCCTTCTTTGCACCAACCAATGGCATAAATTACTAATGCAATAGAATATAACCATCCTGAGATATTACTTGCCATGGCTAAGCCAGTCATTCCCCAATGAAATACATTGATGAAGATGTAAAGTAAACCATTTTGTATAAGCAATGCCACCATTGATATGTACATAATAACATTAACTTTGCTTTGTGCTTGAAGAAATTTCTTGATGGGTAAATTGATAGCATAGGAAAACATGTAGGGAATTATTAGTATAGAAAATTTGCCAGCTAGATCAgctatttctttttcttggccAAGAAATTTTAAGATTGGAGTTGCATATATATGAATAGGTAAAAGGAGTATGCAAGTGGTGAAGAGTATAATCCATGATCTTTGAAGATAAATACCAGCATTTTGAAATTGTCCTGCACCATAGGCTTGGCCACATAATGTTGCTAGTGCATTTGACATACCAAACTGCAATTTTACATTTGAAATTTAGTTAGTTATATACCTTTTTTATAAACCGATGACACTGGTTAATTTGTTTGAAGACAAGAGAATTTGTTAACTACAAAAATCGAACTCTGGACTTCCTTCATAGACAAATTCATCACATATTATTGATTGTTGGGGAGTCTGGGGAGCACTTGGAGCAACAACGGATCAATACTCCTAGACTACAAGGGTGGAAGACACTACATTTCTATCTAACATCTTAAAACATTACATATATTACACCACCAGGAAAACTTTTGATAACCAAAATTAACAACAAACCAATGCTCTTTTACCACTCGAGAAGGGGACACCGCATCTCAACTTAAaatcttaagacattaggtAAATAAGTCACTTCTCTTATATATCGAACGTTTTACCTATTGATACCCGATGTGATGAGACTAACTGCTCACTTGAAGCCAACAATCTCACCCACAAGTGTGAATCTCCTGTATTCTATACTTAATTCAAACACTAGGATGCAACTCTCACTCCCACCAAGCCGAAttggggctctgataccacttgttggggtTTCTGGAAGAGTGTCGAGAGCAACAACATTTGCTCCAGAGGCATAAGAGAGGGAGACACCACATTTCCATCTAAAACTTTAAGACATTAAGTATATGAGTCATCTATATTTCATATCCAATATTTTGCCCACACTGTGCACACATAGATTAATCACTCAAAGTAGAGTATAACATAACACGCAGTAAAGATCTCCCTTAAGAGTTTAAATACCGCTGCAATCTCTAAGTTGGTTTCGAACCCAAGACCTCTGATTAAGATAAGAGACTCGTACCATCTGCCTACACATTTACTCTTTCTTGTTAATTTTCATTACATAGTGTTTGGTTGGAGGGATCACAATGAAGGAAATAGAAGGGGATCAAAATTTCTCATGAGACAATTTTAACTCAGTTTCAATATTAATGGCAAGGAAGATAGGTTAGTAATAATAAGGCCAAATATATTTAGAGGTCATTTAAGATTTTTGTTTGCAACAGATTTAAGTTTTGTAGGCAACAAATAGGTcctttaaatttataatttattacatTGTTACCTTTCAAGTTATTCTCCGTTACAAAAACGCTCAAGTAACTTAGTGATGTAGGAGTGAACACTGTATTTTGGCTTCGTGGCTTCCAAATAACAAGAAGCAGCATTCAGTGCCAACTCACTAAGTTAATGGTTATGTCAACGCTTTTGTAATGGGGTTGGAAAGGTAACGGTgcaataaatttgaaatttaaaaaccTATTTATTACTTAAAAATCTTAAA
It contains:
- the LOC123904767 gene encoding protein DETOXIFICATION 35-like codes for the protein METPLLIKSFNSESDYLAVKNLKDIKYVLWSETVKIWKIAFPVALCSLFQYLNNSSSSIYAGHLGDIELSTFSVYQSVINSIYFSLLFGMSNALATLCGQAYGAGQFQNAGIYLQRSWIILFTTCILLLPIHIYATPILKFLGQEKEIADLAGKFSILIIPYMFSYAINLPIKKFLQAQSKVNVIMYISMVALLIQNGLLYIFINVFHWGMTGLAMASNISGWLYSIALVIYAIGWCKEGWNGLSMKAFKELWEFTKLSLGSSVMICLEQWYSVCIMLLAGHLDNPVIALGSYSICLNIQGWNIMLLLGTSTALCVRISNTLGMSHPRAAKYSFLVTISQTLLLGIIFMTVIFLSKQDFPMIFTKSEDMIHAASELAYLLGITMVLNSVSQTISGLVVGCGWQVMVGYINLACFYIVGLPIGLFLGFNQHLGVKGLWGGTMCGSVLQILVLVVIIYKTNWTKEVEQTADRMRRIWSSNNVKKDVI